The following are from one region of the Thermococcus cleftensis genome:
- a CDS encoding TIGR00304 family membrane protein, with translation MDGKALILSGMALIFIGFILVFIGTLVSALGGESDIEGGGVIMIGPIPIVFGTSRGAAGTAMVLAIILMALWVVAALLGRGD, from the coding sequence ATGGACGGCAAAGCCCTCATACTGAGCGGAATGGCGCTGATATTCATCGGCTTCATACTGGTCTTTATAGGCACCCTCGTTTCTGCCCTAGGTGGGGAGAGCGATATAGAGGGCGGCGGGGTCATAATGATAGGTCCCATACCGATAGTCTTCGGAACGAGCAGGGGCGCGGCCGGGACTGCCATGGTACTGGCGATAATCCTGATGGCGCTGTGGGTTGTCGCCGCACTGCTGGGCAGGGGGGACTGA
- the mfnA gene encoding tyrosine decarboxylase MfnA, translating into MFPERGADEEDVLEELRKKTSEDLTFDSGRILGSMCTYPHPFAVKVVTEFIDRNLGDPGLHVGSRKVEEEAIEMLSNLLGLEKGYGHIVSGGTEANILAVRAFRNLADVEKPELILPKSAHFSFIKAGEMLGVKLVWAELNNDYTVNVRDIEEKITENTVGIVGIAGTTGLGVVDDIPALSDLALDYGLPLHVDAAFGGFVIPFAKELGYEVPDFDFRLKGVKSVTIDPHKMGMVPIPAGGIIFREKRFLEAISVPAPYLAGGKVWQATITGTRPGANALAVWAMIKHLGFEGYKGVVKKAMELSRWFARELKKIPGVYLIREPVLNIVSFGTPNLEEVEEELKRRGWGISAHRGYIRIVMMPHVKREHLEAFLGDLREAVRNV; encoded by the coding sequence ATGTTTCCGGAGAGGGGCGCTGACGAGGAAGATGTCCTTGAAGAGCTGAGAAAAAAGACGAGTGAGGATTTAACCTTTGACTCGGGCAGGATCCTCGGCTCGATGTGCACCTACCCACACCCCTTTGCGGTTAAAGTGGTCACCGAGTTCATCGACAGAAACCTCGGAGACCCCGGACTGCACGTCGGGAGCAGGAAGGTTGAGGAAGAGGCTATAGAGATGCTCTCGAACCTCCTCGGCCTCGAAAAGGGCTACGGACATATCGTTTCAGGCGGAACCGAGGCCAACATTTTGGCAGTTAGGGCCTTCAGAAACCTGGCGGACGTTGAGAAGCCCGAGCTGATTCTTCCGAAGAGCGCCCACTTCTCATTCATCAAGGCGGGCGAGATGCTCGGCGTTAAGCTCGTCTGGGCCGAGCTCAACAACGACTACACCGTCAACGTGAGGGACATCGAGGAGAAGATAACAGAGAACACGGTCGGGATAGTCGGCATAGCCGGCACGACTGGTTTAGGGGTTGTGGACGACATTCCCGCTTTAAGCGATTTGGCTTTAGACTACGGCCTTCCGCTCCACGTCGATGCCGCCTTCGGGGGCTTCGTGATACCCTTCGCCAAGGAGCTCGGCTACGAGGTTCCGGACTTCGACTTCAGGCTGAAGGGAGTTAAGAGCGTAACCATAGACCCCCACAAGATGGGCATGGTTCCGATTCCGGCAGGGGGAATAATCTTCAGGGAAAAGAGGTTTCTGGAGGCGATAAGCGTCCCCGCGCCTTATCTGGCCGGTGGGAAGGTGTGGCAGGCAACCATAACTGGTACGAGACCCGGAGCGAACGCTCTCGCGGTCTGGGCGATGATAAAGCACCTCGGCTTTGAGGGCTACAAAGGGGTCGTGAAGAAAGCCATGGAGCTGAGCAGGTGGTTCGCCCGGGAGCTGAAGAAGATACCCGGGGTTTACCTGATACGGGAGCCCGTCCTCAACATAGTCTCCTTTGGGACACCAAACCTCGAGGAAGTCGAGGAGGAGCTCAAGAGAAGGGGGTGGGGTATAAGCGCCCACCGCGGTTACATAAGGATAGTCATGATGCCCCACGTGAAGAGGGAGCATCTGGAGGCGTTTCTGGGGGATCTGAGGGAGGCGGTCCGAAACGTTTAA
- a CDS encoding ATP-binding protein — protein MVLKFIDRDDELKALEGLYSQGKAQFVLIYGRRRIGKTELVKRFIEGKKSFYFLARKEPMELELERIVRSFNRRFNVFIEARNLEEFFEEVANFGRLVFVIDEFPYWVEEDRSIPSTFQYIWDEILRESQVMLILLGSSISTMEGLMSYKNPLYGRRTAQLKLSALGFFHLRDAFSRYSWEELVKVYGTIDGIPAYIQYFDDSLSVEENIERNFYRRVSVLYEDAERLLKDELREPITYLNILKAINDGKTKLTEIANETKVAVTNLPKYLKTLETLDLVYREFPVTVRERKRFGVYRVRDFYYRFWLRFVYPYRDDIEIGAIRFEDFRDDFNKYLGEVFESVAREFLIRLNSKNELPFRFTKIGRWWDRREEIDLVALNSLNGEAGLFEVKWKELSRRGALKVLRTLEEKGEKADLGKRRYYGMIAKRVEGKEELRKEGYLVFDLKDFGGATR, from the coding sequence ATGGTATTAAAGTTCATCGACCGTGATGATGAGCTGAAAGCGCTGGAGGGGCTTTATTCCCAGGGAAAGGCCCAGTTCGTGCTGATATACGGGCGCAGGCGCATCGGAAAAACAGAACTAGTTAAGAGGTTCATAGAGGGAAAAAAGAGCTTCTACTTCCTTGCCAGGAAGGAGCCCATGGAGCTCGAACTCGAGCGCATCGTAAGGAGCTTCAACCGGAGGTTCAACGTCTTCATCGAGGCCAGAAACCTTGAGGAGTTCTTTGAAGAGGTTGCAAACTTTGGAAGGCTGGTCTTCGTGATAGACGAGTTCCCCTACTGGGTGGAGGAGGACAGGTCAATCCCCTCGACCTTCCAGTACATATGGGACGAGATCCTCAGGGAGTCACAGGTCATGCTGATCCTTCTCGGCTCGTCGATATCGACCATGGAGGGCCTCATGAGTTACAAAAACCCCCTCTACGGAAGGAGGACGGCACAGCTCAAACTGTCAGCCCTCGGATTCTTCCACCTGCGGGATGCCTTCTCCCGCTATTCCTGGGAAGAACTCGTCAAGGTTTACGGAACGATAGACGGTATCCCTGCTTACATTCAATACTTCGATGATTCTTTAAGTGTTGAGGAAAACATAGAGCGCAACTTTTACAGAAGGGTCAGCGTTCTCTACGAGGACGCAGAGAGATTGCTAAAGGACGAGCTCAGGGAGCCCATCACGTACCTCAACATACTGAAGGCAATAAACGACGGTAAGACCAAGCTGACGGAGATAGCCAACGAGACGAAGGTGGCCGTTACGAACCTGCCAAAGTACCTGAAGACCCTCGAAACGCTCGACCTGGTTTACAGGGAGTTTCCGGTAACGGTCAGGGAGAGGAAGCGCTTTGGCGTGTACCGAGTCAGGGACTTCTACTACCGCTTCTGGCTCCGCTTTGTCTATCCCTACAGGGACGATATCGAGATAGGCGCCATAAGGTTCGAGGACTTCAGGGACGACTTCAACAAATACCTCGGGGAGGTCTTTGAGAGCGTCGCCAGGGAGTTCCTCATAAGGCTCAACTCAAAGAATGAACTACCCTTCCGCTTCACAAAAATCGGAAGATGGTGGGACAGGAGAGAGGAGATAGACCTCGTCGCTTTAAACAGTCTGAACGGTGAAGCGGGCCTCTTTGAGGTCAAATGGAAGGAACTCTCCAGGAGAGGAGCCCTCAAAGTGTTGAGGACGCTTGAGGAGAAGGGTGAGAAGGCAGACCTTGGAAAAAGAAGGTACTATGGGATGATAGCGAAACGCGTTGAGGGGAAGGAGGAACTCCGAAAAGAGGGTTACCTAGTCTTCGATTTGAAGGACTTTGGGGGGGCTACTCGGTGA
- a CDS encoding alpha-amylase/4-alpha-glucanotransferase domain-containing protein — MPMVNFIFGIHNHQPLGNFGWVFESAYERAYRPFMETLEEYPNMKVAAHYSGPLLEWLAENKPEHIDLLRSLVKRGQLEIVVAGFYEPVLAAIPKEDRIEQIKLLKNFAKELGYDARGVWLTERVWQPELVKSLRQAGIEYVIVDDYHFMSAGLSKEQLFWPYYTEDGGEVIAVFPIDEKLRYLIPFRPVEKTLEYLHSLDDGDGSKVAVFHDDGEKFGVWPGTYEWVYERGWLREFFDRISSDERINLTLYSEYLWRFRPRGLVYLPIASYFEMSEWSLPAEQAKLFVEFVEKLKGQGQFERYRVFVRGGIWKNFFFKYPESNYMHKRMLMVSKLVRDNPEARGYLLKAQCNDAYWHGVFGGVYLPHLRRAVWENIIKANSYVSTGSFVRDIDFDGRDEVFIENENFYAVFKPAYGGALFELSSKKKAVNYNDVLARRWEHYHEVPEAATPEGEDGEGVASIHEVGRKIPDEIRRELAYDDHLRALLQDHFLEPETALDEYRLNRHIELGDFVTGAYNYSTFEGGITLWRDGTVSGRPARVEKSFRLGEDGFVVDYTVRSESKALFGVELNLAVHSVMESPGEFEAERFEVNDPYGIGRVAVELDKKARVWKYPIKTLSQSESGWDFIQQGVSYTILFPVEGELRFRLHFREL; from the coding sequence TTGCCAATGGTGAACTTCATCTTCGGGATTCACAACCATCAGCCCCTCGGAAACTTCGGCTGGGTCTTTGAGAGCGCCTACGAGAGAGCTTACAGGCCCTTCATGGAGACGCTGGAGGAGTACCCCAACATGAAGGTTGCGGCTCACTACTCCGGCCCGCTCCTTGAGTGGCTGGCCGAGAACAAACCCGAGCACATAGACCTGCTTAGGAGCCTCGTGAAGAGGGGCCAGCTTGAGATAGTCGTTGCCGGCTTCTACGAGCCAGTCCTTGCGGCGATTCCGAAGGAGGATAGAATAGAACAGATCAAGCTCCTCAAGAACTTCGCGAAAGAGCTCGGCTACGATGCCAGGGGCGTCTGGCTGACCGAACGCGTGTGGCAGCCGGAGCTGGTGAAAAGTCTCAGGCAGGCGGGGATAGAGTACGTCATCGTCGATGACTATCACTTTATGAGCGCCGGGCTTAGCAAGGAACAGCTGTTCTGGCCGTACTACACAGAGGACGGCGGGGAGGTTATAGCAGTCTTTCCAATAGACGAGAAATTGCGTTACCTAATACCGTTCCGTCCAGTGGAGAAAACTCTTGAGTACCTCCACTCCCTCGATGACGGCGACGGGAGCAAGGTCGCGGTCTTCCACGACGACGGCGAGAAGTTCGGTGTCTGGCCCGGAACGTACGAGTGGGTCTACGAGAGGGGCTGGCTCAGGGAGTTCTTTGACAGGATTTCGAGCGACGAGCGGATCAACCTCACCCTCTACTCCGAGTACCTCTGGCGCTTCAGGCCTAGGGGGCTGGTCTACCTGCCAATCGCATCTTACTTCGAGATGAGCGAGTGGAGCCTTCCGGCGGAGCAGGCCAAGCTCTTCGTCGAGTTCGTTGAAAAGCTCAAGGGGCAGGGCCAGTTCGAGCGCTACCGTGTCTTCGTCAGGGGAGGAATCTGGAAGAACTTCTTCTTCAAGTACCCCGAGAGCAACTACATGCACAAGAGAATGTTGATGGTAAGCAAGCTTGTCAGGGACAACCCGGAGGCGAGAGGCTACCTCCTCAAGGCCCAGTGCAACGACGCCTACTGGCACGGCGTCTTCGGAGGCGTCTACCTCCCCCACCTGCGTAGGGCCGTGTGGGAGAACATCATAAAGGCCAACAGTTACGTCTCCACCGGCAGCTTCGTCCGCGACATAGACTTCGACGGTAGGGACGAGGTCTTCATCGAGAACGAGAACTTCTACGCGGTCTTCAAGCCGGCCTACGGTGGGGCGCTCTTCGAGCTCAGCTCAAAGAAAAAGGCGGTGAACTACAACGACGTGCTCGCGAGGCGCTGGGAGCACTACCACGAGGTTCCCGAGGCGGCCACTCCAGAGGGAGAAGACGGCGAAGGAGTGGCCAGCATACACGAGGTCGGGAGGAAGATTCCGGACGAGATACGGCGGGAGCTGGCTTACGACGACCACCTGAGGGCCCTCCTCCAGGACCACTTCCTTGAGCCTGAGACGGCCCTCGACGAGTACCGCCTCAACAGGCACATCGAGCTGGGAGACTTCGTAACCGGTGCCTATAACTACAGCACCTTCGAGGGCGGGATAACCCTCTGGCGCGACGGTACCGTTTCAGGAAGACCCGCGCGTGTTGAGAAGTCCTTCCGCCTGGGTGAGGACGGCTTCGTCGTGGACTACACCGTGAGGAGTGAAAGCAAGGCCCTCTTCGGCGTCGAGCTTAACCTGGCCGTCCACAGCGTCATGGAAAGCCCTGGAGAGTTTGAGGCTGAGAGGTTCGAGGTGAACGACCCCTACGGTATTGGGAGGGTTGCGGTAGAGCTGGACAAAAAAGCGAGGGTCTGGAAGTATCCGATAAAGACCCTCAGCCAGAGCGAGAGCGGCTGGGACTTCATTCAGCAGGGCGTCAGCTATACAATCCTCTTCCCGGTCGAGGGTGAGCTTCGCTTCAGGCTCCACTTTAGGGAGCTCTGA
- a CDS encoding HAD family hydrolase gives MLVLVDLDDTLCNTWEAGRYSVLRLVPYLLRRRKFRAFFYILTARYRELEQLRDLHTLDFDKLVERVMRKVYAKVDRGELEEITELVDRVFFSNLRLYPDALPFLEGVRGLGARLVLITDSSTKWQRKKLEYLGIKDHFDALIISGETGHSKLEPHNFRLARHLFPDEEIYMVGDRDDTDMRGGKEIGATTILVQRGYFRGRLARHADYVVKDLLEALEVIRREHEKRA, from the coding sequence ATGCTAGTGCTCGTGGACCTGGACGACACCCTCTGCAACACCTGGGAGGCCGGCAGGTACAGCGTTCTCCGCCTGGTACCATACCTCCTCAGGCGGAGAAAGTTCAGGGCGTTCTTCTACATTCTCACGGCCCGCTATAGGGAGCTGGAGCAGCTCAGGGACCTCCACACTCTCGACTTCGATAAGCTCGTGGAGAGGGTTATGAGAAAGGTCTACGCGAAGGTTGACAGGGGAGAGCTGGAGGAGATAACCGAGCTCGTCGATAGGGTCTTCTTCTCGAACCTCCGTCTCTACCCCGATGCGCTCCCCTTCCTCGAGGGTGTCCGGGGGCTCGGTGCCCGGCTGGTTCTGATAACCGACTCCTCCACCAAGTGGCAGAGGAAGAAGCTCGAGTACCTCGGCATAAAGGACCACTTCGACGCCCTCATCATAAGCGGCGAAACCGGCCACAGCAAGCTTGAGCCCCACAACTTCAGGCTCGCGAGGCACCTCTTCCCGGACGAGGAGATATACATGGTTGGAGACCGGGACGACACTGACATGAGGGGAGGCAAGGAGATTGGGGCCACCACGATACTGGTTCAGAGGGGCTACTTCCGGGGGAGGCTCGCGAGGCACGCGGATTACGTGGTTAAGGATCTCCTCGAAGCCCTGGAGGTGATAAGGCGTGAGCATGAAAAGCGAGCTTAA
- a CDS encoding cation:proton antiporter, whose protein sequence is MDFLAALAILLVTAKSIEWAFERVEIHPIIAHVLTGILLGPFVLGVIEPTEELEVLAEFGLIMMMLYMGLTSNFSAIAQNTKKAVVVAGLGVAFSFFLGFATVYLFGKGVTAAIFIGVTLGNTAIEVTSGVLVKERVKREVSSILMGAAFADDIMAVYLIGVITALASGGLDVLSFGILTVKIFAFIAVTLLISEYVFKRARWFYSIVRNLNVFFTFTLILTFALAIIAEKVGLNQIIGAYLAGLTISRLRERKDPLVVTRIKLNELINDLQVVLTEFFIPLFFIYVGLMFNPPLADISLALIAALYLAAVLGKLLGCGLGARLFGLSWRDAVTIGIGMGGRGSLELAILTFGLSAGLIDQVLFASVIAVSMLTALTTPVFFKTYLKRAKA, encoded by the coding sequence GTGGACTTCCTAGCGGCACTCGCGATTCTCCTCGTGACGGCGAAGAGCATAGAGTGGGCCTTCGAGAGGGTTGAGATACACCCGATAATAGCCCACGTGCTGACCGGAATCCTGCTGGGTCCCTTCGTCCTCGGCGTCATCGAGCCGACGGAGGAGCTGGAGGTTCTCGCGGAGTTCGGCCTGATAATGATGATGCTCTACATGGGACTCACCAGCAACTTCTCGGCCATAGCCCAGAACACCAAGAAGGCCGTCGTCGTGGCGGGCCTTGGCGTGGCCTTCTCCTTCTTCCTCGGCTTCGCCACCGTTTACCTCTTCGGCAAGGGCGTCACCGCCGCGATATTCATCGGGGTCACCCTGGGCAACACCGCCATAGAGGTAACCAGCGGCGTCCTGGTGAAGGAGCGGGTGAAGCGCGAGGTCTCGTCGATACTCATGGGTGCGGCCTTTGCCGACGACATAATGGCCGTTTACCTGATAGGCGTGATAACCGCCCTCGCCAGCGGCGGACTCGATGTCCTCTCCTTTGGAATCCTGACCGTCAAGATATTCGCCTTCATCGCGGTGACGCTCCTAATCTCGGAGTACGTCTTCAAGAGGGCCAGGTGGTTCTACTCGATAGTCAGGAACCTCAACGTCTTCTTCACCTTCACGCTGATACTCACCTTCGCCCTGGCGATAATAGCCGAGAAGGTCGGCCTGAACCAGATAATCGGCGCCTACCTGGCGGGACTCACGATAAGCAGGCTCCGCGAGAGGAAGGACCCGCTCGTGGTGACGAGGATAAAGCTCAACGAGCTGATAAACGACCTCCAGGTGGTCCTGACGGAGTTCTTCATCCCCCTGTTCTTCATCTACGTCGGCCTCATGTTCAACCCGCCTCTGGCCGACATCAGCCTGGCCCTCATAGCGGCCCTCTATCTCGCGGCCGTCCTGGGCAAGCTCCTCGGCTGCGGCCTCGGCGCGAGGCTCTTCGGCCTGAGCTGGAGGGACGCGGTGACGATAGGCATAGGCATGGGCGGCAGGGGAAGCCTGGAGCTGGCCATACTCACCTTCGGCCTCTCCGCGGGCCTCATAGACCAGGTCCTCTTCGCCAGCGTCATAGCGGTCTCAATGCTCACCGCCCTGACAACGCCCGTGTTCTTCAAGACCTACCTCAAGAGGGCAAAGGCTTAA
- a CDS encoding CARDB domain-containing protein: protein MSILVLGLVPTFSGLASAAYGTKIIDGNLSDWTSADLIAAGRNNGQAGANLDKMYVSWDDQYLYIAIKTNNTGSWDVAYGIGIDIDPGTGNGYVSGGDSWGRSVEFSNGFAPDYEIYFWWGWNSGMGTDNFNTYTGSGWNYNSISGVGGSFAYTGDTSTGLQTVEIKVPWSALGGKPEKIAVMAWVTGSGGSAVDSLPVDPAIDYNNIGNEWGDTDTFTNMAVLYVAPKTIDGNLSDWSDADLLVVGRDNGQAGANLDKMYVSWDDQYLYIAIKTNNTGSWDVAYGIGIDIDPGTGNGYVSGGDSWGRSVEFSNGFAVDYELYFWWGWNSGMGTDNFNTYTGSGWNYGSLADVGAKFAYTGDTSTGLQTLEIAIPWSALGGKRSRFAVMSWITGSGGSAVDSIPVDPAIDYTNIGNEWGDTDTFTNMLVGEWFLMADLTVGVSGPGVVGLNRNAVFNVTVRNEGSLPAQNASVEVYVNDTLAANWTVDLGAGEEKWLAFNWKPNATGVYTIRAVVDGENAIPEASENNNEFTMTVKVVWVGNIDVDGNPEDWISAEVAPNSYTVQNGYFIWRDADNDQRHDKDPYLPGGSSSHADITEVGVTKDDRYVYFLFKFKDMSNIKIGDNGATFIAVPIDYKAGGGETFAGRMDTRTVIAWDIQMAINLGGKQYVGQTKATAAAGNSLTSLLYFLDPSGNIVKVDGAMVGVDLEKNTVEVRVPVSVFEGAREFSFQVATGFSYGEGVWNFGDDFADDGISDIVDTISTESTVKELADNVPDYYVRIRMDNIIESGSVVSVKLQRLMAFQNAFVIHNKYYGIRHFERDYETYIEIRNKLNNMPLPGDMKDRINELEKEVLDLLKLYNEGKELIDSPNYAFGASLKIYRAYTGLKKVVSEMEVMLEKAQSGELEREEYMQELAKNLTKTIDGNLDDWDVQPVAVDETGYGQDGANLKALYVDYDDQFLYIALTTENRASWRVAYGIALDYKDGGYTTGQDSWARKVNFERGIDAQLYFFWNGEFFGDKGTSNITSAQFMLWNDGSWRYEELKWVGFYAYTGGAEDGLQTLEIAIPWQALGGKPEKINIVAYVTGQGAGDSAVDSLPLQEAVKDNDPGQEWGDVDTFTQFATVTVE, encoded by the coding sequence ATGTCCATTCTAGTGCTCGGCCTGGTGCCGACCTTCAGCGGACTTGCAAGTGCAGCATACGGCACTAAAATCATCGACGGGAACCTGAGCGACTGGACTTCCGCTGACCTCATAGCCGCTGGAAGGAACAATGGACAGGCCGGAGCGAACCTCGACAAGATGTACGTCTCCTGGGACGATCAGTACCTTTACATAGCCATCAAGACCAACAACACCGGAAGCTGGGACGTGGCCTACGGAATAGGAATAGACATTGACCCCGGAACCGGCAACGGTTACGTTTCCGGTGGAGACTCCTGGGGAAGAAGCGTTGAGTTCTCCAACGGCTTTGCTCCCGACTACGAGATTTACTTCTGGTGGGGCTGGAACAGCGGAATGGGAACCGACAACTTCAACACCTACACCGGAAGCGGCTGGAACTACAACAGCATCTCCGGCGTCGGCGGGAGCTTCGCCTACACCGGCGATACATCGACCGGTCTACAGACGGTCGAGATAAAGGTACCGTGGAGCGCCCTGGGAGGAAAGCCGGAGAAGATAGCGGTGATGGCATGGGTCACCGGAAGCGGCGGCTCAGCGGTGGACAGTCTGCCGGTTGACCCGGCCATAGACTACAACAACATCGGAAACGAATGGGGAGACACCGACACCTTCACCAACATGGCGGTTCTCTACGTCGCTCCCAAGACCATAGACGGCAACCTGAGCGACTGGAGCGATGCCGACCTTCTGGTGGTTGGAAGGGACAACGGACAGGCCGGAGCGAACCTCGACAAGATGTACGTCTCCTGGGACGATCAGTACCTTTACATAGCCATCAAGACCAACAACACCGGAAGCTGGGACGTGGCCTACGGAATAGGAATAGACATTGACCCCGGAACCGGCAACGGTTACGTTTCCGGTGGAGACTCCTGGGGAAGAAGCGTTGAGTTCTCGAACGGATTCGCCGTTGATTATGAACTCTACTTCTGGTGGGGCTGGAACAGCGGAATGGGAACCGACAACTTCAACACCTACACCGGAAGCGGCTGGAACTACGGAAGCCTGGCAGACGTTGGGGCCAAGTTTGCCTACACCGGCGACACCTCAACGGGCCTTCAGACCCTCGAGATAGCCATTCCATGGAGCGCCCTCGGCGGCAAGCGCTCCAGGTTCGCCGTTATGTCCTGGATAACCGGGAGCGGCGGCTCTGCCGTGGACAGCATTCCGGTTGATCCAGCCATAGACTACACCAACATAGGCAACGAGTGGGGAGACACCGACACCTTCACAAACATGCTCGTCGGCGAGTGGTTCCTCATGGCCGACCTGACCGTCGGCGTGAGCGGGCCGGGAGTCGTTGGCCTCAACAGGAACGCCGTCTTCAACGTCACCGTCAGGAACGAGGGCTCCCTGCCGGCCCAGAACGCGAGCGTTGAGGTCTACGTGAACGACACCCTCGCGGCCAACTGGACGGTGGACCTTGGAGCCGGAGAGGAGAAGTGGTTGGCCTTCAACTGGAAGCCCAACGCCACCGGCGTCTACACGATAAGGGCCGTCGTGGACGGGGAGAACGCCATACCCGAGGCCAGCGAGAACAACAACGAGTTCACCATGACTGTAAAGGTCGTCTGGGTCGGCAACATAGACGTGGACGGCAACCCGGAGGACTGGATAAGCGCTGAGGTAGCCCCCAACTCCTACACCGTCCAGAACGGGTACTTCATCTGGAGGGACGCCGATAACGACCAGAGGCACGACAAGGACCCGTACCTTCCGGGCGGAAGCTCCTCCCACGCTGACATCACCGAGGTCGGCGTCACCAAGGACGACCGCTACGTCTACTTCCTCTTCAAGTTCAAGGACATGAGCAACATCAAGATAGGCGACAACGGCGCGACCTTCATAGCGGTGCCGATAGACTACAAAGCGGGCGGAGGGGAGACCTTCGCGGGCAGAATGGACACCAGGACGGTCATAGCCTGGGACATTCAGATGGCAATCAACCTCGGAGGAAAGCAGTACGTCGGCCAGACCAAAGCGACCGCGGCCGCCGGCAACAGCCTGACCTCGCTGCTCTACTTCCTCGACCCGAGCGGGAACATCGTGAAGGTCGATGGAGCGATGGTCGGCGTGGACCTCGAGAAGAACACCGTCGAGGTAAGGGTCCCCGTGAGCGTATTTGAGGGTGCGAGGGAGTTCAGCTTCCAGGTCGCGACCGGCTTCAGCTACGGCGAGGGCGTCTGGAACTTCGGCGACGACTTCGCGGACGACGGGATAAGCGACATCGTCGATACCATAAGCACCGAATCCACCGTCAAGGAGCTCGCCGACAACGTGCCCGACTACTACGTCCGCATAAGAATGGACAACATCATCGAGAGCGGAAGCGTCGTCTCCGTCAAGCTCCAGAGGCTCATGGCATTCCAGAACGCCTTCGTGATACACAACAAGTACTACGGCATAAGGCACTTTGAGAGGGATTATGAGACCTACATCGAGATCCGCAACAAGCTAAACAACATGCCCCTTCCGGGAGATATGAAGGACAGGATAAACGAGCTGGAGAAAGAGGTCCTGGACCTTCTCAAGCTCTATAACGAGGGCAAGGAGCTCATAGACAGCCCGAACTACGCGTTCGGAGCCTCACTCAAGATATACCGCGCCTACACCGGCCTCAAGAAGGTCGTCAGCGAGATGGAGGTAATGCTCGAAAAGGCCCAGAGCGGTGAGCTCGAGAGGGAGGAGTACATGCAGGAGCTCGCCAAGAACCTCACCAAGACCATAGACGGCAACCTCGACGACTGGGACGTCCAGCCGGTGGCGGTCGATGAGACCGGCTACGGTCAGGACGGAGCGAACCTCAAGGCCCTCTACGTCGACTACGACGACCAGTTCCTCTACATAGCCCTCACCACCGAGAACAGGGCCTCCTGGAGGGTCGCCTACGGCATAGCCCTCGACTACAAGGACGGCGGCTACACCACTGGACAGGACAGCTGGGCCAGGAAGGTTAACTTCGAGAGGGGCATAGATGCACAGCTCTACTTCTTCTGGAACGGCGAGTTCTTCGGCGACAAGGGAACGAGCAACATAACCAGCGCCCAGTTCATGCTCTGGAACGACGGAAGCTGGAGGTACGAAGAGCTCAAGTGGGTGGGCTTCTACGCCTACACCGGCGGGGCAGAGGACGGACTGCAGACGCTGGAGATAGCGATCCCGTGGCAGGCCCTCGGAGGAAAGCCCGAGAAGATCAACATCGTCGCCTACGTCACCGGGCAGGGTGCCGGCGACTCGGCAGTCGATTCGCTGCCGCTCCAGGAAGCCGTCAAGGACAACGACCCAGGCCAGGAGTGGGGAGACGTCGATACTTTCACCCAGTTCGCCACGGTCACGGTAGAGTGA
- a CDS encoding diacylglycerol/polyprenol kinase family protein, producing the protein MSMKSELKRKSLHMTGLLVPLSYHLFGRELTLTFIGLAFFLFVVLEPFRIIEELRDNIKRRLSIYVDNDVFERVEVLEKHIDEITRSHERYRVAAHIYFAAASFIVVYFFPMEIAVGAITVATVGDALAAIIGKSLGRHRFSNGKSIEGSLAYFLAGVAILWPLVGLPLALIGSVAGTVAEFYNLPPDDNFSNQLAVALAVYLAGLLL; encoded by the coding sequence GTGAGCATGAAAAGCGAGCTTAAGCGCAAGTCCCTCCACATGACCGGCCTGCTCGTCCCGCTCTCCTACCACCTCTTCGGAAGGGAGCTTACCCTGACTTTCATAGGTCTGGCCTTCTTCCTCTTCGTTGTCCTCGAGCCCTTCAGGATAATCGAGGAGCTGAGAGACAACATAAAGAGGAGGCTGAGCATATACGTCGATAACGATGTATTTGAGAGGGTGGAAGTTCTGGAGAAGCACATAGACGAGATTACCCGGTCCCACGAGCGCTACCGCGTCGCGGCCCACATCTACTTTGCCGCGGCATCTTTCATAGTCGTGTACTTCTTCCCGATGGAGATCGCCGTAGGTGCCATAACCGTCGCCACCGTTGGCGATGCCCTGGCGGCGATAATAGGAAAATCCCTCGGAAGGCACCGCTTCTCCAATGGAAAGAGCATTGAGGGTAGCCTGGCCTACTTCCTCGCCGGCGTTGCTATACTCTGGCCCCTCGTTGGCCTTCCGCTGGCCCTGATAGGTTCGGTCGCCGGAACCGTCGCCGAGTTCTACAACCTACCGCCTGACGACAACTTCTCCAACCAGCTGGCGGTGGCGCTGGCGGTTTACCTGGCTGGGTTACTCCTCTGA